Genomic segment of Methanoculleus horonobensis:
ATCGATAACACGGAAGGAATGGAGATTTTCCAGTGGAAGTCACCCCCGGACACAGTCCAGGAGGCTAAACGGCGTTTAGAATCAATAACAGAGATACTCCCCGGAATGGCAAAACCCGGCAATATTATGACCCTCCTCGGAAAATCCACCTCCGGCAAGGGGATTATGCGCGCCCTACGAGGAGACTGTAGCGCCGCTGGTTCTTCGTAACGAGCGACCATCACCGGAGTTCCGATCCCGGGTGGATCTACTGCACTCTCAACGGATCGACCAGCTCAACCCGGGTCACCAGGGGCGCTTTGTCCGGCCCGGTCCTACCAGATAAACCTGCTGAGCATATCTGATAATTTACACGGGCGGACATCACGCGGTGCCTCGTAGGCTCGGTAACCCCGTAGGATCTTCCCGAGTACCGGAGTATCTGCAGAACTGATCATATTCGCTGTTCGGAGCCTTCAAACGCCTTGACGTGTCGATGATTGGCACAGAAAAGGTATTAAGAGAAACAACAAAGCCTCAATCGAGGATACCGCACGTGGTATCTCGCGGGGGCCGGGTGTCTCGATTGGCGTCGTGCCCCGGAGCCCACAGCGTGCCCGGGGGCTGATGGTGCTGACGGCTGCGAACAGGGATAGCCGTTGCGGTTCCGCGGCCTCCTGGAGCATGCGTGAAAGGGGAATCGAATCATGAAACAGAGCAAAATCTTCAGAATGTGCGCTGCAGCTGCCATCGGCCTGCTTCTGGCCTGCATGGCGGTGGTGCCGGTCAGCGCAGAGAACGATCCGACCCACATTATACCTATCGATGGGAATTCGGCACGCATCACGCCCGTAGATCCGGACCTGACCACCATCATGTCCGTTGGCGGGAACCTGACATGGGTCCACATCATACCCATCGACGGTGGTTCGCTCGTCATCGACGAAGGAGGAGGGACAGATTGCACCGCATATGCAGGCTCATGGTTCGTCGAGAACAATGTGCCGGGGTCGGTTTACCGGTTCATCGTGGAGTGCGAATACGCCGACACCAACCGTGCAATCGGAGAGACAGCCGAGTTCCGGCTGGAAGGGCCGGATGGTGCGGTAGATACATGGTCCATAAACGACACCCCGTTCTTCAACGACGACTGGAAAGGGACGCTGTCGGTGGATTTCATGCCTGAGGGTCCCGGTGCGTACCACTGGGAGATCGCGTGCGATAAAGGCGGAGAGAGCGCTTCGTCGCGCGGGGATCTCATCTTCCGGTAGGAGATCATCCGAAAGAGAATGAACCGTATAATCTCTGAAAAGTGCCCGGCGATATCTCATTTGATGTCCTTGAGGGGTGGCTCCTGTAGGGTGTAGCAATCTAATGAGCAGCAGGTAACATCATGGCCAGCATAAACGCGTTGACTGCCGGTATCGTAATACTGGCCTTCATAGCCGGAACCGGGGCCGGCTATCTCCTTACAGCAAGGAATGAAGCCCCCACAGCAGGGGCTGAAGGGACGTGCCCGGCAGAGGTCACGTCCCTCAATATACTGACCGTGGCGCTTAATGACCCGAAGGTCATCGGATTGCTGGGCAACAAAAGTATTGGCGCAATCGCGTTCTCACGAGGCACCTATAGCGAACAGGATATGAATTATACCCAGATCGTCTTTCGTCTCCAAGATCCTGACCCCGACGACCACATGACCGCCTCGATGATTGTTGTTCAGATCAACGATTCCTGCAAGGTATACTCCGTCTATGAGACATATCCATCGTATATCCCCAAGATTGTCCCGGAGACGTAAGAGTGGTCACTTGAAGAATCTCAGAGCCAGAAGGGTCCGCACCCAGAGGAGGGCATGAGGAATATGAGGAGTAATAACCGGCCGTGTGGTCTCACCGAGGCAGCCCATCATCCTTTTAAGGGCATTCCACGACCCCTAGCAATCCGGATAGGCGAGGAGATTGCATCACTCGCCGGCGAGACCGACCCGAAGAAGCATCTCAAACAATTGAAGGGAGCGAGCAATCCCCCGCTCTACTCGCTCCGAAGCGGGGACTACCGGCTGGTTCTCTCGATCATAGACGACCTCCTGGTGATCCATGTCATCGCAGTCGGACACCGGAGCAGGGTGTACCGCAGGTTCTGAACGGAGAGCCTCTGCAGGAGGGTGCCGGGCTTGCCTCAATCGTACCCACCGGGAGCACGCCATGACAGGGTGGGCCGGTTCCCTACTTCGACATCATTTCGGTTCATGAGTAATGTGGCCGACATCCAGTGGAAATCGACCCAAGCTGCCCCGGGTGTGGGGGCGTGCTTCGAACCGCAATTCGTACATCTTCCCTCCCATTCTAAGATCTTGCGACACTGTTGGCCCGCTCCCGAGATGACCGCACGACAGGAATTAAGTGCGCGCGCACCTGCCCGCCGCACGTGTACACACCGAGTGAAACCCATCTCCGCCGTCACCGGATATCCATCCTCATGAAACGGGTGTATGCCGCTCCGAAGAAGATCGCCGGTAACGCAAGCATCGCGACGATCGGCTGCCAGATGAGAGCGATCAGGCCGGGTAGATCGGGAAGCGGATCTTCCCCGGGGTGGGGTGTTCTCAGGGCGAAGGGGTCCGGATTGATCCACATCGAGAACCGTGGATTGGTGATCGCTACCGAGAGTTCCTGGTAATTCCTTTGTGGCGAGATGAGGCGGACGGTCGCTCCGATACGCTCCTGGTGTTCGAGGTAGGCTCGCTCCTCCTCCCGGTACTGCAGCCACTCCTCCTCGGTGGGATGCGGGTCGCCCATAAGATCCACCACATCCGGGGGCGTTCCGGCAGTCGCATCGGTAAGGATGCTACCGGCCATCGGTACGACGGAGGAGAAGACGAAGATAGCGACCAGCGACCAGACAAGAGCGCTCCCGCTCTCGGCAACGACCGCCGAGGCGAGGAGAGCGACCGAGAAGAACGTGAAGAGATACACCAGCGAAACGAGCCAGAAGGCCAGGATCGCTCCGAGCTCGGCTGGTGAGGGGACGATTGCAGAGAGCAGAAGGAGCGCGAGCGCGATGAGAACCGCGATGCTCATCGCCAGCGTCAGGGCGGCGAACCCGCCGAGTGCCTTGCCGGTGATCACCTCGTCGCGGAAAACCGGACGGGAGAGGAGGGTTTTGAGCGAACCCGACCAGCGTTCCCGCGTGATCAGATCGAACCCGGTCGCGATCGCAAGCAGCGGGCCGTAGCTCAGGACCTGCGAGGAGAGG
This window contains:
- a CDS encoding type II toxin-antitoxin system RelE family toxin, giving the protein MRSNNRPCGLTEAAHHPFKGIPRPLAIRIGEEIASLAGETDPKKHLKQLKGASNPPLYSLRSGDYRLVLSIIDDLLVIHVIAVGHRSRVYRRF
- a CDS encoding ABC transporter permease encodes the protein MADRVSDPSRTLLVAGKEFADHLASRRFTLVLLLFLILCSVSLYEGVENYSEKLAAYSDGTAPVPKFLGYPGWMPEKPSLLVVFLNLSSQVLSYGPLLAIATGFDLITRERWSGSLKTLLSRPVFRDEVITGKALGGFAALTLAMSIAVLIALALLLLSAIVPSPAELGAILAFWLVSLVYLFTFFSVALLASAVVAESGSALVWSLVAIFVFSSVVPMAGSILTDATAGTPPDVVDLMGDPHPTEEEWLQYREEERAYLEHQERIGATVRLISPQRNYQELSVAITNPRFSMWINPDPFALRTPHPGEDPLPDLPGLIALIWQPIVAMLALPAIFFGAAYTRFMRMDIR